Proteins encoded within one genomic window of Geotalea daltonii FRC-32:
- a CDS encoding transketolase, whose amino-acid sequence MKTPATASQIRRTIIEMANRSKSPHVGSCLSCADILATLYCRTLRLDPWPERDIFILSKGHAAMALYSALHTFGILSDQDIEGYYRDNGTLPAHLDRSPEKGIEVSAGSLGHGFNMGMGIAYGFNKQGNGRKVYALIGDGETQEGSIWEGALFAPKLGLGNFTAIIDHNNLQGYGRPTEICAFEPMKEKWEAFGWHALEVDGHDHRELTSALDEDAHGKPKVVIARTTKGKGVSFMEDQLIWHYYVVTDEHKAAALKELA is encoded by the coding sequence ATGAAAACACCTGCTACCGCATCGCAAATTAGACGGACCATCATCGAAATGGCCAACCGATCCAAGAGCCCCCATGTGGGTTCCTGTCTCTCCTGTGCGGACATCCTGGCCACCCTCTATTGCCGGACCTTGCGTCTCGACCCGTGGCCCGAGCGGGACATCTTCATCCTCAGCAAGGGACACGCTGCCATGGCCCTTTATTCTGCTCTCCATACCTTCGGCATCCTCAGCGATCAGGATATTGAAGGTTACTACCGAGATAACGGCACCCTGCCGGCCCACCTGGACCGCTCCCCCGAGAAGGGGATCGAAGTCTCGGCAGGTTCCCTGGGGCACGGGTTCAACATGGGGATGGGAATTGCCTACGGCTTCAATAAGCAGGGCAACGGGCGCAAGGTCTATGCCCTGATCGGCGACGGCGAAACCCAGGAAGGCTCCATCTGGGAAGGGGCGCTCTTCGCGCCGAAGCTTGGCCTCGGCAACTTTACCGCCATCATCGACCATAACAACCTTCAGGGGTATGGCCGCCCCACGGAAATCTGCGCCTTCGAGCCAATGAAGGAAAAATGGGAGGCGTTCGGCTGGCATGCGCTGGAAGTGGACGGCCACGACCACCGGGAACTCACGTCGGCCCTCGATGAGGACGCCCACGGCAAGCCGAAGGTGGTCATCGCCCGGACGACGAAGGGCAAGGGGGTTTCCTTCATGGAGGACCAGCTCATCTGGCACTACTACGTGGTTACCGACGAGCACAAAGCCGCAGCATTAAAGGAACTGGCATGA
- a CDS encoding glycosyltransferase family 9 protein has product MCTKILVIKLGYSETLDPEIGKVPSLGDVLRTTPILSALKERYPDSQITWLVSEHAEPLLYRNPYIDRLLIWDNFVPFQLMKEKFDVLINLEKIPGVCALTDMIDAWVKYGFRFETISGSYHAYEKGLDFISYIEGKHSGNDKRFWQQVLIEMLGVQWKGQEYVIGYVPNTEETFDVGLNFEVGAKWPVKGMPMAKWQQLEKLLVRHGYTVSWQEGRKNLFEYMNWINSCRLIISNDSLGMHLAFGFHKKVIGLFGPTDPSEVYFYTGGKLLRSSCRCSAMPCFDVRCRSGKECMAHFQTRNIAAAAAEILGAPLAHENTCYRIAN; this is encoded by the coding sequence ATGTGCACTAAGATACTCGTCATCAAGCTCGGCTATTCGGAAACCCTGGACCCGGAGATCGGCAAGGTCCCAAGCCTGGGGGACGTCCTGCGGACCACACCGATCCTCTCGGCACTGAAAGAGAGATACCCGGATTCCCAGATTACCTGGCTCGTCTCGGAACACGCCGAACCGCTTCTCTACCGCAATCCCTACATCGACCGGCTCCTCATCTGGGACAATTTCGTTCCCTTCCAGTTGATGAAGGAAAAGTTCGACGTGCTGATCAACCTGGAAAAAATACCCGGCGTCTGCGCCCTTACCGACATGATCGACGCCTGGGTCAAGTACGGCTTCCGTTTCGAGACCATCAGCGGCAGCTACCATGCCTATGAAAAGGGGCTCGACTTCATCAGCTACATCGAGGGCAAGCATTCGGGAAATGACAAGAGATTCTGGCAGCAAGTGCTGATCGAAATGCTTGGCGTCCAATGGAAAGGACAGGAGTACGTCATCGGTTATGTTCCGAACACGGAGGAAACCTTCGATGTGGGCCTCAACTTCGAGGTGGGGGCAAAGTGGCCTGTCAAGGGCATGCCCATGGCAAAATGGCAGCAACTGGAAAAGCTCCTGGTCCGCCATGGATACACCGTCTCCTGGCAGGAGGGACGCAAGAACCTCTTCGAATACATGAACTGGATCAATTCCTGCCGGCTGATCATCTCCAACGACAGCCTGGGGATGCACCTGGCCTTCGGCTTCCACAAGAAGGTCATCGGCCTTTTCGGCCCCACCGATCCCAGCGAGGTCTATTTCTACACGGGAGGTAAGCTGCTCCGCTCATCCTGTCGGTGTTCCGCCATGCCCTGCTTCGACGTTCGATGCCGAAGCGGCAAAGAGTGCATGGCCCATTTCCAGACCAGAAATATAGCGGCAGCTGCCGCCGAAATATTAGGAGCCCCCTTAGCCCATGAAAACACCTGCTACCGCATCGCAAATTAG